Genomic segment of Apium graveolens cultivar Ventura chromosome 7, ASM990537v1, whole genome shotgun sequence:
gatgaagcaaccttcactagacttgtgagtgaaattggaattctcaatttcttcatcctaaggcaagaactcagctaatgttttgcagcagattaatttctaataaatcaacccagtttgatttaattggaaattaactgaaatatgacttataaatatttcagaagctctgtatatttatttttctttaaaaaagctcaaaaattaacttagaatatttcaaattctaagtaaactgcttagttgttaatttacatctttaatgtgtaaaattaacacaaggcagaataaaagtactcaaaggtatagagaactgagttctcgataagtcaaaatgactcatcgacaagtcattttagagttctcgagtgagtcctcgataagtctatctATAggcttctcgaatgacttctcgatatgctctattatgacttatcgataagaccatgtagagttctctaatagtgttaattcacagagttctcgacaaggatattttaagacttatcaataactcaaaactaaaataatttaattcaatgaattattttagacaaatacttttggaaaatttattttgattttaatttgattcaattcaaataaattagaattatttcagtcctttttggacaaactgggcatttatcagagttctcgataagtcacttgacttctcgaatgtacctttttcatatttaaaattacttctcgataagtttaatatcaaatgtttatttgacttctcgataagtattttactttttctataaatacccagacttttCCATTAatattaacttggaatttctcaaaactctaagtaaactgaatatttattacgtcatatcttcagtatgtgaacttaataaataacagatcaaaagaagcaaaaagtatgaaaaactgaacaaatttaattcataaattctgttcataaaaatacttttgacatacttagtctctaaatttctctgacttattgacacatttgcGTGCTTGTATAATTTCTTGCTTATGTGGAAATATGTTAGTCcaatgttagtagactagtacattatttgtgttgttttgcGTATATTGATAGTGATAATCATATCGGATTGCTTGCTAATAGGgagagttactttttgtgtagggagtacacacttatttgcatggggaatagttactttttaatataaactaatattcttgagtacctgcatggggaatagtcactAGTCATTTCTAGCTGTCTAGTAGGCTTATGTGATTATAACTCCTATTATCCaggcaactcaagagtctcttagtttctatctttactccatCTATAGATTAAAACGCTTCACTTTTTATCACTCATCActctcctactctcaacaaaaacatcaaatttcaaactcaccttctgttcatctctctttctctcattAAAATCgatgccccagtcttctacagacttgTTAATGGAGCTTATCTACCGGTTCATCATTTGGATGATGATTTGGTGTATTTTGATCCCTTCGGACTTCGTGTCCGCATTAATGGGGTAGTTTACAGcccctttgatgttccacttgaggtcttttacggactctcgtgggatgatcaaattgacattcttttctttgagatggaagcctCTTTCGAGCAGGAGAGGCGAGCAAGGGaggctgagcagcaacgccttgctgctttggagttgcaggagaggatcatctctcttgcacactccatgtccagggcttaccagcgcagggcaaggaggttggaggatgagaagaagaagtctaaattagagtagttaggatcaggatttactttatgtaatctgcatcttaatgtactctatgtttaatattaatgaaattatcttcttctttatcaatttgtttttgttgcttgattGTTTATGTCATGATTGCCTTGTGTTTACAAATTGATTGATTATTAGTTTTCCTGTCATAATGCATGCAACTGTATGTCTCAATGGTTATGCCTAATCAATACagataaatatgttcaatgcattacaggtttAACACAATCCACTCAGACAATAACAGGAGAATCAAATTTCAATCAACATGTATATGTGATACACTGCAGCTAAAACATCTCAAAACCAAACTATGGTTTACCCaggcacagcaacacaaacacaaactagaactttcagacaagaatcagaactttcattaaatatggaacaacaacagcaacacaaacacaaactcaaacacaatcccacttaGGTGACTTTCAAAAGCCACATGTTTTATAAAAGGACAGCAATGTCTTGATGACCTTCAGATTGATTcagttgtttgagaaaagaatccaCCAGACATGAAAGTTTATCAGTTTACAGAATATTTCATTAATGTTTCtcatgcaccttcatgtgcaaaacagtcttaacaaactgataggtttgagggtagtactcctgagggggagctatctaaatcctctccaattcaattggaggttcctcaagaaaGAACAACacccctcataactctagcagaagctgtctcaacagtcaaagctagaagaacaattgcctatgacaatgtcataaaaagggcaatcttatcacatttatgtgatagtgctctgcaaggtgcacaaaggtttgaggctggtgtacatgacagtaacccagtcaaatcctctccaattccaatggaggttctcactacaagtggaggacaacacactgtcacaaccacagagcaatctgtgagtcaaactgtgaccccagtcatagatgcttatgcactctTATTTTTCCTGGTGAAATGAGCATGATTAGCCCTATATAgtcttcctctaatcatatggtcacagattacctcttctcatccacctcttatttctataggtcaaacaacatttgagccttttatgtgagaataagagaaaagattgagtgaaaaacaaagaataagagaggcaggatccttcttggcaaaaggagaggtagatgaatgtatggatttagtaatccttgtgagggaactctaactctcaaaagtcatgagactagtgcagtgagaattggtgagactacttattcaaaagaacagagagcttaggacttttatcactAACAGATTTTTCTacagatctaagtgaaacttctattgtttaaaacttatcaccatgaatctcaatgaagcttgaagctgcagacagtgttccaaatggacaatgacaaCAGCTTGAATaatgtgcatttagctggatttttcttcctggagataatgtcaaaaagggggagaatatatctaaatgccaaaacagttaatggatgttgaataaatctaaatgcaactcaacagaAGAAGACCTGGTGGGAAGACTGgttttggtttctgcatttagttaaagttttgacatcatcaatcataactcgtgcataatttcataatgaacaagttggggggagattgtaatatataatatatgatatcaaagattactggagctaataatatcatcaacatctatgatctgagtatatcagaagagttgaaggcagcaggcaagagcagaatatcaaaggatggaagatttctgaatataaaagccggctctttgtcaagttacaggatagggatgttagctagatatcatatgccagatttgctgaaactaatagaggctctacCTGACACCCCCAttctagaagaattggaaatacttgtgcaaattaagaacataattgagaaagaatcaaacagctcagtctttacttaattattgtaaaatgtccaatgtacaagtgttgtatcagcttttgtatcattttattttcattctttaacttggggttagtcatgttaacaggcatgaatttgtgataagcaatcttctcacaaattgggggagattgttgtgcaagacatgcctgtatcataacaagactaagtcatattgacaaccctaagattagttgtattgtaaccttaacctgtaattcatacttgtaacacttaatgtctgtaaaatgtaaatggagcagactggagcatttttctctaaacagtgtcaagcctaagaattctatctggaagaagatcaagaagatcatgcctcagaagaattatgaagaagcttggagttgaataaatctgtttggtgtaaaacattataattcaagatctctacaagtcacataattagtgttatagagaaatcattcgagaactccagaatgacttatcgagaagtcatttaaactccagagagtaccgacggatgagtaacatctactcgacggatgagcaatatctactcgacggatgaggaatgtctactcgacggataagccatcactactcgacggataagcaacatccaccgggtgtagagaactcaggaattgtttgtcgagaactcagagatatcaacaagtatacattcattagagaactctgagttatcgctaagccaaagtccattagagaactctgagttatcgataaaccaaaatttactagagaactcagagttgtcgataagtctaggcaacaatgaagtttcagagatatcgacaagccaacatgcctattgagatgttgagttctctacagcttaactgaagatctcgaagtgaagaaatttctctaagtacagaattacagaacagttcaatatccaaggttgtaaattaacaaacaattcacaaagctggattgacaagtctacaaaaagcatcttgagagatgtgcaagatcaacgacaaagattaactgacagaggagattaaagttaacatgggatgctaaagatatgctaagccagaaatggaagatttgcttttctataaattgaaatgacaagtgacagtttagaaaagctaatagcatgtttattatccactgtgtaaaccagcagttaactgagttataaagttaacactggtcctctagttaaaaaaagaagaataagaagaatagaaaagtgtgtgttctctctcaagaaagaagctaagttctaaaacaagaacttagagattttgtagcaaaacactgcttgatttttaatataaaattaaatgagttttgaagatctttgttttacatatttgcatagctatttatgtttaacatccattctactaaatcataaacaacaaccaactgctaaagcctaagtcgatcgaaaatcaaacatttaagccaaaacacattcaccccccctgtgttgtattcatatctaacactAGGGTCAGGATCCAGTTTAACACATATCCAAGTAAGGGCGCGCCCtacttattatttatttattttcatcTTTATTCTTTTGTTTCCATGTTATTTTTCCCTCTATACCAGACAAGCCCACCATGCGGGATCTTGAGGGAGCGCACAAAGAAAGGGCGGAGGCCATTCTTAAGATTGCTGCGGAGAGGTGGAATTTGAAGATACTTGTCACTGAATCTAATTTAATGCGAGTTGGTATTCTATCTGATCGTGTTGGGACCAAATGTGGATACATAAAGTTTAGGAAAGGGTTCCTTACTCGTGTTGTAGAAATTGACAGTGATGAGGAAGAAGATGAAGAACAACATGAAGACAGCACCACTCAAAGTGAACCCCCTTAGGTTTGAACAATGATAGTATTTTGGAAGGCGCGCCCTCCTagcactacgccataagtgggctattgtaatgcctaaatggtgttacaataggccccaaaagcgttacaataggtctattgtaacaccaggAGGCGTTACATATACGAGAATTATAATAGACACCCTATTGTAACACTTTACtgatctattgtaacagagaGAAAAATGTTACAATAGGCTTCCACTGTAACACTAACTGGCCCAAATGTAACACAAAATGAGTGATACATTAGGTTCAATCAAGATTGCAAAAATGGCCCCGCGTGTGGGGCCCACATAGCCTATTGTAACAGTCTGTAttatctattgtaacaccattCTTTTTGTAATTGAACAACACTAGCATTAGTAATACAACACTGTATATAACATAAATTTCACTAGAAAATGCAGATGCAAtagttaattttaaaaaatttgaaatacatgtTTTGTGTAAATCTTATTAGCAACAAAATATCAAAATTTCTATACATAACGGTCTTTATCTCCAAACCAAACCATACTAATATACCTAAGAGTATCATTCTTCAAACTAGATTCCCATGTTGATCTCGCTAAAGGAACAAGGCATTAGTGATGACTCTGATTTCATTTGGTCCATGTTGATTATTTTAAGTGCAATGTCGACTAGATTCCCATTTATCGGCTTATCAAGAGACTTGGACTGTGTTGACCTATCCGCTTCTACACCACATGGATCTCCTCAGCAAGGAAGGCCTGGAATAGTTTCAGTGGGTAGAGAAATTAGCATAAAAGATTAAAAGCTTTTCCATTGTAAATTATACACTTTTAAGGGAAACCAACTGTCAGCACACCTAATTAGCTAAAAGCAATTGAGAGCACACCCATAAATAGATTAGATAACTATATATTAAATTAGAAAATACCTCCCAGAAATACTGCATTTGTGACTGCCCAACCTGCTTTACTTCAGCGCTAGCATATATAACATCACTAGTCTTATTATCCGCGAAACCACGACAACATGAACCAACAACAAGGTAGAAACCATTCCGCTTTCTTCCGCCTCTAATCTGTAGAGATCATATGTTATCCAAAAAATTTAACAGATCATAACCAGACTAGCTAATTTCTTCATGTTGGTAAACCTTCCAAAAGATTAGATATATGAGCAAGCTTTCTGTACACGAAACAATGACAAGACTCTAAGTCTATACTCAGTTATAGATGACAGTcttaataaaaaaagaaaaatactaaGCAGGAAAGAATTTAGAATACTAACCTGCTTCACAACTGGTGAAAAGTTCCCCATTGCATCAATAATGAGACATGATGACAGCCTCTTCCCACTGTCTAATTACAAAATCTGTGGTAATGCATTGTATGCCTTAAATAAAATGAGGCACTAAAAATGGACATGGTTATATCCACATACTTCTAATTTATTTGTTCCTCAAATTCGTGCAGCCAACTTATTTGAAGGTTGCTGATGTGGGGTTGAAACATTCTTCTAAGCCAAAGCAATGTATTTAATCAAACAAGTAGAGAAGTAAACAATTGTACCGACTTTAACCATGTACTGGCAAATACTTGATTTGCACTCAAGAACTCTGTAATTTCATAGGCTTACTTCAACATAGACATCTTGACCGATGCTTCTATGTAGTTGCAAACATAACTCTCAGCTTTTGTATAAGTTTAGGATTACGAagcaaaataaataaaaaaatcacATGCTGTGAAGTGTGGACCTGCAAATAGCCAAATTAAAGTTTCAAACTTATAACTGATCATCTTCTTATAATCTTATTTGGACTTGTTATCTACAGATACAGAAAATAGACAGATTTACGAATCATCATAGTCGTGTTTCCTCTTCCTAAATAGCGAAAAGAAACAAACCAATTAGATTTAAAACCAAGCAACATACCAATTTACTAGAGGCCTAATCTAGCTCTCAGAACATCTAAGTACATTTGGAGCAAACAAATATTTTCCTTTTTAAACATTTTTACTCAAAGCTCTCATACCAATTTTGTGATTGATGTGTTTCATTTTAGTTTAGATATAACATTAAAGGCACCAAGGAGCATGGACAAGCATGCAGAAGCAGGTAAATATTCTACTCATGCATACTATACCTCCTGAGAGACATCAGCATCCTCTAGGGTCATGCACTTGGTGTCTTCCTGCCAGATTATGTTCGAAATCTAGTGGGTTCAAACACGGAGTATTATTGTATTCTTTCGTGCTGAggaatagataaataattaataatactaaAAGATGTCATTCATCACATTAACCCTTTACAACATAGCCTTTTGGAAATTTTATATACTTATACTAGAATGTTTACCTTGATCATTACAGGGTAACCGATCTCCTCAGCAAGTCTGACAGCTTCTTCAGTGCTCTATAATGACAATTATTGGCAAAATCATATCAGTCAGTCtctaaaaaatataattttactATTTCAAATATATAGATAAGACCTTATACTTGTAACAAGCCATCGCTCCCACGTACAGTTGGAACGCCATCATTCTTCATTGTGTCCCTAGCAGTTGATTTGTCACCCATGACACGAATGCTGTCAGGCTGCATAAACCATACAATCCTTTATTCTCAATTCAAAGTCAATCTCAAATATCAAAAATCTGAAGGTCACTATATAAAGGTTATAGCTATATTCTCACAAATAAAGTTGATTCCATGTTCTCTGCACATTTTAACAAAAAGCGCATTCTCTGAAAGGAAGCCATATCCTGGATGAAGCATTGTGCATCCACGGCTTATAGCAGCAGAGAGGACATTTTGAACAACTAAATAACTGCAACAAAAATATAGATTTTAGAGAACCACTTTACAATCACCTACTTCAAAACATCACACCCAATGACGAGAATTGTGAGAATACATATGATTGGTTACTTGGTGCTTTGCCAATACAAACTGATTCATCAGCCAGCTTCACATGAAGTGTGTCTTTATCAATGGTTGAGTAAACAGCAACACAAGGTTTCCCCATCTCATGAGCAGTGCATATGACACGGACATCAATCTCTCCTCTATTCGCCACTAGAATTTTGTCACCTCTGCAACTACGCCAATTAAAAATCATATTTGTCAAGAAACAAGAACCTTTCTACCATCACCAGAACTACACAAGTAGGTCCTACCAATAGCTACCAAGTATGAATAGTTAATAAGCACCTGAAACGCGTTTGATCTGAAGAAGTCCTCTGTACcattctaaaaatttatttaatataacaATTTAGTACCCGAAGAGACCCCAGTTTCCATGTGCTATTTTGAAGCTTAACATAACCTGCCATATTCAACTCAGCCAAACTATTCAAGGCTACAAAATAATATAACAGTATCCTAATTGCACTATAACTTGCATCAAACATCCTCAAGCCTTATAAATCCCCAAATTGTTTAGGTAACATTTCAAGCTTAAAGCAATTCCTCAATTCCAATTTAACCAATTTACATTAATTATCACTGCAAATCGCAACCACCACAATTACATAACAAAAAAAGAACACAAAAAAATTAATGATAGAATATATAAGGTGGGTTAAATATTCAGTAAGAAAATAAGCAAGATAATACTGTAATTATATATACACATGTAGATACACACATAGACCATATTTACAGTGAATTAAGGGGGGAAAGGGAGATGGAGAATGAGGGAGGGGGAGGGAGGGgagggagagggagggagagagagagagagagagagagagagagagagagagagagagagagagagagcctaAGAAGCAATTTGTTTGTCGAATTGATATTTGAATTGGGGGACTCTTTCAACTTCGTCACACTCCATTATAAATTCCAAGATCTGAGGAAGCCTTGCACACTTAAATAGAGAGCGATTAGTTGAAGTTCAAGTAAATAAAATCCCTAATTGAATTCAAAATTGAAGAAACCcatatttgaacttaaattcaaaaccctaatttcaaaaacCAGCCTCATCCCATGAATTAATTGAGATCCTAAACATACCACGAGGTTGTAGAGATAGTGCGATGAGGTTGCAGAGAGGCATGGTGGAGTGGACGGTGAGACTCGAGAGAGATGAGGTCAACGAGAAAGAATGTTGGGGAGAGAGAGGTGAGGTCTGGGAGTCTTGAGGAGGCAGTTTTGTTTAACTCCAATCATTCATTTAGGTGGGAAAAATGCCGCCCAATAATTCACCTACTAAACTGTatatcattttttttatttttttattttactttttacttttaagtattaaatattatttattaaatagaAAACAAATAAGTAATTGCAGTATTtatgtataatttatttttataaattttaatatattatatattacaattTTCATTCACAAATAAACCAGAATATAACTTTAATACTAATGTTTGATAGTTTTTTcactttaatatttttaaaaattaaaaaattatctAATATAACACCAGTTGCTGGTGTTAAATATTGTGCAACACCGGAAATTCTCCGCAACACTAGCTttatagctattgtaacactgcaagagaggtgttacaataggccaAAAATCTCTTAGCTAATGTAACGCTCCTTGTAACACTTCCATTATAGTAGCCCACTTATGGTGTAGCGTAGTAGGAGCGTCCTATCTATATGTTATCTTGATGTTACCTTAGTTTCTTTACTTGTATATTGTACATTGTACTTTATTTGCTTCatatttgtatttatttttacCTGCTACTTTTTTGCATATCATATATTTTGAGCCTTCATTAGCAGATTTGATACCATTTGGGCGCGCCCCAAAGTCTAGGCATGCCTTTTTGCTACGTTTACTAATATTTTTCATATGTTTTATACAGAAATGGCTCCTCCCAATATTCCCAAATCATTCGGATCACGTACTGTCGATAAACCTAAGGCCAAGTCAAAGAAAGATGCTTCCAAGGCCCAAACATCTACACCTACTCCAGTTCATGTTCCTCAACCTGTCCCTGTCCCAAAAAGGCCAATCATTGACCTGACTGAAAAACAGGTGGCGCTCAAGAGGCCAAAGACAGATAGCGCGCCTTCCGGATCTTCTGCTACCCTGAACTTTCTTTGTCTTTTAGGTTCTCTCCATTTCACAAATGAGGAGGTGGAGCAATGGCAAGCCATGAGCCTGGAGGATGCCACCAGGGCTTCTATTAAGGCTTCTTTTCAGATATTCATCCATTATAATCAGGTGGTGGATAAGCTTTTGGAAGAGAAGGCGTGCCTGAAAAGGCTGCAGGGTGATAATAACATCTTGCAGAACACTCTAAAAGACAAAGACTTTCTCCATTCCAAGGATATCAAGGCCAAGGActcttgtaatatccgggatatatcgtgtaattatttttatcaataaataaatattctgtgattgttatatgattttttggtgaattatatgtTAAGTGGCATTTGTATTTGGATGtgtaaatatgataaaatttgagtattttaatttttataggtccacaataaaatatagataattgtgatattttccaattaatttttatgttgttatatggttttataaataatttatggattttataaattattattccgagtatttataaactattttgtataatcgggaaccaaccaacttcaaccatttttacgtttttacaacccgaaagtcTCGGAAAAACTCGTTCCTAACCTAATTggaatattccgagcattttccatattttgactttttcaatccggagtacggttttcccTGTGCGGATCCCGACGTAAAATTTTctatacaatattcgtttcggtagaTCGATAAAGCCCGTCCTTTCGAGAAACGGGAtcttttgattaaactattatattatcttctcatAATATGTGTAatcaaagcgctgagaccaagtctgtatttacaaaatgtatagatttggataTTTATCCTAAAACGGTACCGATTTGGAcctgttttatcaaataaacgtaatattttatatccggtatgatcccacggggtaccaatattccgtaattataaatagcctttaagGTATTTTATTTTGTACTTAAAATCAGTTGCAgtcagttaaatatataatttttcagagaaaaaccctaaattcatagtgttcttcataatcaaacctaGATTTGAAGGTGTTACCGATATCCGATTTTGGAGTTCAAGTAACCGAATCGAAGGTATTGCAGAGTACTATCAGAATCAAGGGCTTGTTTTACTATAGAATCAAAGGTTATTTatcaatattttaatttaaatttgaattatttttattttaaatatgaatttttgttcgagatgttgtttgtatgatttgatgctttcatgttgtagatcttttcttcctgatcattttggtatatcactgatttggagttcaataacatatagaaaaaggggtttgattctcggattcatgaaattagggtttatatataGTATGAATGTTTTCATTTAAATTTAGGTGTTTCTTATCTAGGGGTTATGAGTTGAAATTGATTGCATGATTAAATAGACCGTTTAACCACGAATCGAATAATGTAATCGAAATTAACAACTGATTCCTGGAAACCTTGATCGGAAAAATGAGAACGGCGGAGACGAAAGTTTTGAACGGAATTTTCTGTTGATTCCAATCGTTTACAAGTTTCAATAGCATAATCGTGTTCCTCGCATCAAAGTAAACAAACACTGTGATTTTCGTGTGTTTCTGGGCTGAATCTATGTTGTCGAAAAAGCTCAGGACCTCCGTTAATGGCGATTGCCAGCAACCGGCGACGGTGATGACAGGGACTGGGACCAAATTGCAGAAAGATCCCTGTGTTTTTGTTAGTTTTCCAAAacttggatttctgttttaaaatattatagAAACTAGAGTGTTGTTTTAAAAACGtacaaaaattggatttctgttttatttattttcaaaaattgtatttcctttttataattattttcagaaattattttaattattttaaaattccaaaaatcaatatttttaattctgaaaattattttttaattctaaaataaatcttaattaattaattaattaatattagttgataattaattatgtaattagtcaattaatttaaataataattgattaattaatttaattagttattaattgattatttaattaaatttaattatttatttggatttaaaaattttaaaaaatagtttcaagatttaaaatattattttaaattattttccaaggctcgataattattataaaattattttaaagtcagattctgGTATTCAAACTCTGATTAATTGTTTATAAAtaattcggagacccgttttaattctgaaaaatgtttaaaaatttgtattaaatactagaaaaaaattattttaaccccaaaccttctttgaaaaattatttatatcgaataccttgcatgctatgtgctatgtgctatctaattaatgtgttatatggctatgtgtttattgtttgagtgttttagtcataactttcaatctgttaatcgaatttgggtgaaacaaaGGCTAGATAAAATCTTATGACATCTATGTGACaattagaataatgtgagatgataattgatagatacttatgaaACTTAGCAGACTAAGCGAGGCATATAAAAAGGAAGCAgatgatcagaaaatggaatcgatgcgtagaaaataaagcaagtgattagtgaatagaagcgaggcatagtAGAAGTAGATAGAGggttgttgaatagaatcattagaaaagtacaagtgaagttgaaatcatTTGTAATAAgacaagtacttctgaacctttctcgagatatattgcaaatatttctaagctctctcgtgacatattgttagtattcaaaataattctGCTTTATATTGTAAGTTCTTTGGATCATTCAGCCTTGTACCCTGGTcatatcatttgatctttgagctataaaccttattctttgtaaatcaTCCATTGTTGTTTTACCATATACTAAActacacaaatacgatacta
This window contains:
- the LOC141671333 gene encoding biotin carboxylase 1, chloroplastic-like isoform X2; translated protein: MGDKSTARDTMKNDGVPTVRGSDGLLQSTEEAVRLAEEIGYPVMIKVHTSQHVIFLFILLRNPKLIQKLRVMFATT
- the LOC141671333 gene encoding biotin carboxylase 1, chloroplastic-like isoform X1, with the translated sequence MQPDSIRVMGDKSTARDTMKNDGVPTVRGSDGLLQSTEEAVRLAEEIGYPVMIKVHTSQHVIFLFILLRNPKLIQKLRVMFATT